A single window of Aspergillus flavus chromosome 4, complete sequence DNA harbors:
- a CDS encoding amino acid transporter: MAHSSIGRVEDPTYSSEKKDGNGETPPMYDDPFGDEEFAEVKYRTLRWWQCGMIMIAETISLGILSLPSAMAALGLVPALILIIGLGLVATYTGYVLGQFKLRYPHVHSMADAGEILLGRFGRELLGTAQLVFLIFIMGSHILTFTVMMNTLTKHGTCSIVFGVVGLILSFVCTLPRTLKKVSWLSISSFISIIAAVLITMIAIGIQRPGDGHIDVTVDTSLYKGFLAVTNIVFAYAGHVAFFGFISEMETPTDYPKTLYLLQATDTTMYTVTALVIYRYGGKDVSSPALGSTSPLVSKIAYGIAIPTIIIAGVINGHVACKYIYVRLFRNTDRMHKRNLVSIGSWILIGLVLWTLAWIIAEAIPVFNNLLSLITALFASWFTYGMSGIFWLFLNWGRYTSSPRKIFLTVVNLIIVGIGGCLCGLGLYVSGKAIHDDPSNASFSCANNA, encoded by the exons ATGGCACATAGTTCGATCGGTCGTGTGGAAGATCCCACTTATAGTagcgagaagaaagatggaaaTGGGGAAACACCGCCGATGTATGACGATCCGTTTGGGGATGAAGAGTTCGCAGAGGTCAAGTATCGCACCTTGCGCTGGTG GCAATGTGGAATGA TCATGATCGCCGAGACTATTTCGCTGGGCATTCTATCGCTTCCTTCGGCCATGGCGGCGCTTGGCCTTGTTCC GGCTCTGATCCTCATCATAGGCCTCGGCTTGGTAGCTACGTATACAGGATACGTTCTTGGCCAGTTCAAGCTGCGATATCCCCACGTGCATAGTATGGCGGACGCTGGTGAAATATTGTTGGGCCGATTTGGTCGCGAGCTTTTGGGTACTGCTCAGTTGGTCTTTTTGATCTTTATCATGGGTAGTCATATCTTGACTTTCACTGTCATGATGAATACTTTAACGAAGCATGGTACTTGCTCCATTGTGTTCGGAGTGGTCGGCTTAATCCTGTCTTTCGTCTGCACTTTGCCTCGGACTCTGAAGAAAGTGTCCTGGTTGTCCATTTCAT CGTTCATCAGTATTATCGCGGCCGTTTTGATCACCATGATTGCTATTGGAATCCAGCGACCGGGCGATGGACATATCGATGTGACCGTCGATACCAGTTTATACAAGGGCTTTTTGGCTGTGACAAACATCGTCTTTGCTTATG CCGGCCACGTcgctttctttggcttcatcTCCGAGATGGAAACACCAACAGATTATCCCAAAACCCTGTACCTGCTCCAGGCAACTGATACAACCATGTATACCGTCACGGCCTTAGTCATCTATCGATATGGCGGCAAAGACGTGTCATCCCCCGCTCTGGGATCGACTAGTCCACTGGTTTCGAAGATCGCCTACGGAATCGCCATCCCGACG ATCATAATTGCCGGTGTGATCAACGGCCATGTAGCGTGCAAGTACATATATGTTCGTCTCTTCCGCAATACAGATCGCATGCACAAGCGAAATCTGGTGTCTATAGGGTCATGGATCCTGATCGGATTGGTGCTGTGGACGCTCGCATGGATCATTGCCGAGGCGATCCCAGTGTTCAACAACCTGCTGAGTTTGATA ACGGCATTGTTCGCCAGCTGGTTCACGT ATGGAATGAGCGGCATTTTCTGGCTTTTCTTGAATTGGGGCCGTTACACGTCTTCCCCTCGGAAGATATTTCTGACCGTAGTGAATCTAATCATTGTTGGCATTGGTGGATGTCTG TGCGGACTTGGATTGTACGTATCAGGCAAAGCCATCCACGACGATCCAAGCAATGCTAGTTTCTCATGTGCCAACAATGCCTGA
- a CDS encoding FAD binding domain-containing protein, translating to MAQTQEKYDIVIVGAGPVGILLSLCMSRWGYKVKHIDNRPVPTATGRADGIQPRSTEILRNLGLKRQIMAYKPAKVYDVAFWDPLPGEQGIHRTGSWPSCPRFIDTRYPFTTLVHQGKIERVFLDEIEKAGTTVERPWTITGFKNDGLDETYPVEVQLKCLDTNVIQTVRSKYLFSGEGARSFVRQQLGIQIHHKDPISYVWGVMDGVVRTNFPDIETKCTIHSDAGSIMVIPREDNMVRLYVQIASSSDPDFNPRKTATAEEVQEVAKKILKPYWVEWDRVEWYSVYPIGQGISEKYTLDERVFMGGDACHTHSPKAGQGMNTAFHDALNMAWKLHAVESGLADRSILSTYETERKDIAETLLNFDAKYASLFSKRRPTAGEVGSASHATVASGGEEEDEFVKTFKSSCEFTSGYGVAYKPNIFNWDSSHPAKSSLFEVPGVRLAAGRAFTPSTVTRLADANFVHLEQEVPANGAFRIFIFAGKQEKTKKAITDLAANLEKERSFLSVYRRPDIADVSFFERHQPHSKLFTLCLVYAAQKNQVDMEAVPQILRDYHHHIYADDIPDVRVPNAKFAAHEKLGFDPEKGGVVVCRPDSHVACTVQLVEGSGTADALNAYFNAFSTKPLGQDQQQSQLSLLWVHVPGGVCAEDAHRDYIIISLCGSHSPHRLIIKIFINSTRSCKLYQQPDNKMLSLVLSAELTGVTDLRPQDTPEDPYYYTFKVQCTSCRETHPNWVSFNRFVSHVWRISCPRPLEQFLKITLTQAKYKSYRSNMKSLEAAERRTLSGNASFAKSVRSFPTRLALPAANKCDQKTHSASIVAGPNVYEADEKRKGRKVIDIDCRGLEFTDFKADGEWQAKGTESSTPFTAIDLSEGEWYDYDEKAGDEVAIKEITWECDIFGQHEENYLTKDVSLADPDQTSITMSFQPVNPRPFLQTRVGTEMVIRLKWGQTEYKGKLESIDSYMNVLLRDTEEFIDGKNTGTLGLVLIRCNNILWMGSADNVEMTDLGLR from the exons ATGGCTCAAACGCAAGAGAAATACGATATTGTCATCGTGGGCGCAGGCCCTGTTGGTATTCTTTTGTCCCTGTGTATGTCACGATGGGGTTACAAGGTTAAGCACATCGACAACCGGCCAGTTCCCACTGCCACAGGTCGCGCCGATGGTATCCAGCCTCGTTCCACTGAGATTCTCCGTAACCTCGGCCTGAAGCGCCAGATCATGGCCTACAAGCCCGCTAAGGTTTACGATGTCGCATTCTGGGATCCTCTCCCCGGCGAACAAGGTATCCATCGCACTGGCAGTTGGCCTAGTTGCCCACGTTTCATCGACACCAGATATCCTTTCACAACCCTTGTTCACCAGGGAAAGATCGAGCGGGTATTTTTGGACGAGATTGAAAAGGCCGGTACCACAGTCGAGAGACCCTGGACTATTACCGGATTCAAGAATGATGGCTTGGACGAGACATACCCCGTCGAGGTGCAGCTGAAGTGCCTTGACACCAACGTCATCCAAACAGTTCGCTCTAAGTACCTCTTTAGCGGTGAAGGAGCCCGGAGTTTTGTCAGACAGCAGCTTGGTATCCAGATCCATCACAAGGATCCTATCTCTTATGTGTGGGGTGTTATGGACGGTGTTGTGAGGACAAACTTCCCTGATATTGAG ACCAAGTGCACAATCCACTCCGACGCTGGTTCGATCATGGTGATTCCCCGTGAGGACAACATGGTCCGTCTGTATGTCCAGATTGCTTCATCCTCGGACCCCGACTTCAACCCAAGAAAGACGGCGACTGCGGAGGAAGTCCAAGAGGTTGCGAAGAAGATTCTGAAGCCATACTGGGTTGAATGGGATCGCGTAGAGTGGTACTCTGTCTACCCTATTGGGCAGGGTATCTCCGAGAAATATACCCTGGACGAACGAGTCTTCATGGGCGGTGATGCCTGCCACACCCACAGC CCCAAGGCCGGCCAGGGTATGAACACTGCATTCCACGACGCTTTGAACATGGCTTGGAAGCTCCATGCTGTCGAATCTGGACTCGCCGATCGCTCCATTTTGAGCACTTACGAGACTGAGCGCAAGGACATTGCAGAGACTTTGTTGAACTTTGATGCGAAATACGCTTCGCTGTTCTCCAAGCGTCGTCCCACTGCTGGAGAGGTTGGCTCTGCTAGCCATGCCACCGTTGCGTCTGGcggtgaagaggaggatgagttTGTTAAGACCTTCAAATCATCATGCGAATTTACCAGCGGTTACGGTGTTGCCTACAAGCCCAACATCTTTAACTGGGATTCTAGCCACCCGGCCAAGTCGTCTCTGTTCGAAGTTCCCGGCGTGAGACTGGCCGCCGGACGCGCTTTCACGCCGTCGACAGTTACTCGACTGGCAGATGCCAACTTTGTGCATTTGGAGCAAGAGGTGCCAGCCAATGGTGCATTCCGTATCTTTATCTTCGCAGGTAAACaggagaagacaaagaaggccaTCACAGACCTTGCGGCAAACCTGGAAAAGGAGCGCTCGTTCCTGTCGGTCTACCGCAGACCCGATATTGCTGATGTTTCATTCTTTGAGCGTCACCAGCCTCACTCCAAGCTCTTCACCCTCTGCCTGGTGTACGCTGCGCAGAAGAACCAGGTTGACATGGAGGCTGTGCCCCAGATTCTCCGCGattaccaccaccacatcTATGCGGACGACATCCCCGACGTGAGAGTCCCTAATGCCAAGTTCGCCGCACACGAGAAGCTTGGCTTTGACCCCGAGAAGGGAGGTGTGGTTGTCTGCCGCCCAGACAGCCATGTTGCCTGTACCGTGCAGTTGGTCGAAGGCAGCGGCACCGCGGATGCCCTGAACGCCTACTTTAACGCTTTCTCAACCAAGCCGTTGGGCCAGGACCAACAGCAAAGCC AACTGTCATTGTTATGGGTGCACGTTCCTGGTGGTGTGTGCGCGGAAGACGCTCACCGTGACTACATAATTATTTCTCTTTGCGGAAGTCATTCCCCGCACAGATTAATTATCAAGATCTTCATCAACAGCACTCGCAGTTGCAAACTGTACCAACAGCCAGACAACAAGATGCTTTCTCTAGTCCTTTCAGCTGAACTCACAGG AGTCACCGACCTTCGCCCTCAAGATACTCCTGAGGATCCCTACTACTACACTTTCAAGGTGCAATGCACGTCCTGTCGGGAGACACACCCAAACTGGGTCAGCTTCAACCGTTTTGTAAGTCATGTCTGGCGAATCTCCTGTCCTCGGCCGTTGGAACAATTCCTGAAAATCACTTTGACTCAAGCTAAGTACAAATCATACAGGAGCAACATGAAATCCCTGGAAGCCGCGGAGAGGCGAACTTTGTCTGGAAATGCAAGCTTTGCCAAGTCAGTTCGATCATTCCCCACACGCCTCGCCCTGCCTGCAGCTAACAAGTGTGACCAGAAAACCCATTCCGCTTCTATTGTCGCAGGTCCCAATGTGTACGAAGCGGACGAGAAGCGCAAGGGCCGGAAAGTGATCGACATTGACTGCCGCGGTCTTGAATTTACCGATTTTAAAGCTGAT GGCGAATGGCAGGCGAAGGGCACCGAGTCTTCCACTCCCTTTACGGCCATCGACCTGTCTGAGGGCGAGTGGTATGACTATGATGAGAAAGCTGGAGATGAAGTCGCCATTAAGGAAATCACCTGGGAG TGTGATATCTTCGGGCAACATGAGGAAAATTACTTAACGAAAGATGTCAGCC TCGCGGACCCCGACCAGACAAGCATAACCATGAGT TTCCAACCAGTCAACCCCCGCCCTTTCTTGCAAACTAG GGTCGGTACGGAGATGGTCATTCGTCTTAAGTGGGGCCAGACCGAGTACAAGGGCAAGCTGGAGAGCATCGACTCATACATGAACGTGCTGTTGCGGGACACGGAAGAGTTCATTGATGGAAAGAACACAGGAACTCTTGGACTTGTGCTTATTAG GTGTAACAACATTCTCTGGATGGGATCGGCAGACAACGTCGAAATGACGGATCTGGGGCTGCGGTAG
- a CDS encoding molybdopterin biosynthesis protein (molybdenum cofactor biosynthesis protein Gephyrin), which translates to MIAASLQVTPFAMMSRPVAGVRNKTLIITLPGSPKGAKENLDAVFKLLPHACTQAAGANSRAIHAGGVKKLEAEAGLSSGGKVEHKRDHHHQHHHQLHSHSHSHGHGHGHVAPKAHTSPSERPQSNDPNAGPNRRYRESPYPMLSVDEALAVISEQTPEPVVVEVPVTTALVGSVIAEDVYAAEAVPAYRASIVDGYAVIAPETADVGPSTKGVFPVASISYANPGGSLSPLEPGTIARITTGAPLPPNANAVVMVEDTVLASSTPDGKEEATVEILTGDIKPNENVREPGSDIALGSKILQKGDLITSVGGEIGLLAASGTKIVKVFKKPCVGVLSTGDELVEHDDPRKLYGGQIRDSNRPSLLSCLASWGFPTVDLGIARDTPAGELERSLRDALRGVGRANSSVDVIITTGGVSMGELDLLKPTIERTLGGTIHFGRVSMKPGKPTTFATVPFKPTSSTQQVQQERETKLIFSLPGNPASALVTLNLFVLPSLYKLMGMGEKQTAPGLSSTLGLPLVSVSLTHAFPLDPKRTEYHRAIVTASRSDGRLYASSTGLGGVGQRSSRVGSLASANALLVLRPGSGQIEKGVLVEALMLGPVVAAQ; encoded by the exons ATGATTGCCGCTTCTTTGCAAGTCACACCTT TTGCAATGATGTCACGGCCTGTTGCGGGTGTTAGGAACAAAACATTGATTATTACCTTGCCCGGCTCGCCAAAAGGGGCTAAAGAAAATCTCGACGCGGTCTTCAAGCTTCTGCCGCATGCGTGCACTCAAGCGGCTGGTGCTAACTCTCGCGCCATTCATGCCGGCGGTGTCAAGAAACTAGAAGCTGAGGCAGGGTTGTCCTCGGGGGGCAAAGTGGAACACAAACGCGACCATCACCAtcaacatcaccaccaacttcattctcattctcattctcatgGCCATGGACATGGCCATGTTGCCCCGAAGGCACATACGTCACCATCGGAGAGACCGCAATCAAATGATCCCAATGCAGGCCCAAATCGACGATATCGCGAATCCCCTTACCCAATGTTATCAGTGGATGAAGCACTTGCAGTTATTAGCGAACAAACTCCTGAACcagttgttgttgaggttCCTGTAACCACTGCCTTAGTTGGATCGGTAATTGCCGAGGATGTCTATGCCGCAGAAGCTGTTCCAGCTTACCGAGCCAGCATCGTAGATGGGTACGCCGTGATTGCACCTGAAACAGCAGATGTTGGACCAAGCACAAAGGGAGTTTTCCCCGTGGCGTCCATATCTTACGCCAACCCAGGAGGGTCATTGTCACCCCTCGAGCCTGGAACTATTGCCAGAATAACCACAGGAGCTCCTCTTCCGCCAAATGCCAATGCCGTAGTAATGGTTGAGGATACAGTGCTCGCTTCTTCGACCCCTGACGGCAAAGAGGAAGCAACAGTAGAGATATTGACAGGCGATATCAAACCGAACGAGAATGTCCGTGAGCCTGGCAGTGATATTGCGTTGGGGTCGAAAATCCTTCAGAAAGGAGACCTCATCACGTCAGTCGGAGGCGAGATTGGTCTTCTAGCAGCATCTGGAACAAAAATAGTCAAGGTCTTTAAGAAGCCATGTGTAGGTGTTCTAAGTACTGGAGATGAGCTCGTTGAGCACGACGACCCAAGAAAGCTCTATGGAGGACAAATTCGAGACTCCAACCGTCCATCTCTCCTCTCGTGCCTTGCCTCTTGGGGCTTCCCCACCGTCGATTTGGGAATTGCTCGTGATACACCAGCAGGTGAGCTGGAACGGAGCCTTCGGGATGCCCTTCGCGGAGTGGGAAGGGCAAATTCTAGCGTTGACGTGATTATCACCACCGGCGGCGTATCAATGGGTGAGCTCGACCTGCTGAAGCCCACTATCGAACGTACACTAGGCGGGACCATCCATTTCGGTCGCGTGTCCATGAAACCAGGCAAGCCGACCACGTTTGCCACGGTCCCATTCAAACCAACGTCGTCAACTCAACAAGTCCAGCAAGAGCGTGAAACTAAACTTATTTTCTCATTGCCTGGAAACCCTGCCTCGGCCCTCGTGACACTCAACTTATTCGTGCTCCCCTCTCTTTACAAGCTGATGGGCATGGGCGAAAAGCAAACTGCGCCTGGCTTATCATCAACACTTGGATTACCACTCGTTTCGGTCAGCTTGACACATGCGTTCCCGTTGGATCCCAAGCGTACCGAGTACCACCGGGCCATTGTGACAGCGTCTCGTTCCGATGGCCGATTGTACGCCTCTAGTACAGGCTTGGGGGGAGTTGGGCAGCGGAGTTCTAGAGTAGGAAGTCTAGCTAGCGCAAACGCGCTCTTAGTGCTTCGACCAGGAAGTGGACAGATTGAAAAGGGTGTCTTGGTAGAGGCATTGATGCTGGGGCCGGTCGTGGCAGCGCAGTAA
- a CDS encoding vacuolar H+-ATPase V0 sector, subunit C (V-type proton ATPase subunit c'): MGLVYPAGAATVSLLVIGGYMLFHGDGEQFNVGQFLESVSPYAWANIGIAMCIGLSVVGAAWGIFLTGSSIVGGGVKAPRIRTKNLISIIFCEVVAIYGVIMAIVFSSKLNLVGDDEIFSGSNQYTGYALFWGGITVGMCNLICGISVGINGSSAALADAADGSLFVKILVIEIFSSVLGLFGLIIGLLVTQKANEFK, from the exons ATGGGTCTCGTCTATCCAGCTGGTGCTGCTACCGTGTCACTCCTGGTGATCGGGGGCT ATATGCTTTTCCACGGAGATGGCGAACAATTTAAT GTTGGTCAATTCCTCGAATCGGTATCTCCATATGCTTGGGCAAACATCGGTATCGCGATGTGCATAGGTTTATCAGTCGTTGGAGCAGCGTG GGGTATCTTTCTCACAGGTTCATCTATTGTCGGCGGAGGTGTCAAGGCACCAAGAATCCGGACGAAGAACTTGATCTCTATTATCTTCTGCGAAGTAGTGGCTATTTATGGTGTCATCATGGCAATAGTTTTCTCTTCGAAGCTCAATCTCGTCGGCGATGATGAAATCTTCTCCGGCAGCAACCAATATACCGGATACGCACTCTTTTGGGGTGGTATCACTGTGGGCATGTGCAATTTGATCTGTGGTATCTCTGTCGGTATCAATGGAAGCAGTGCAGCTCTAGCCGATGCTGCTGATGGAAGCTT GTTTGTGAAGATCCTTGTTATCGAGATCTTCAGCTCCGTCCTTGGCTTATTCGGTCTTATCATCGGACTCCTGGTGACACAGAAGGCTAACGAATTTAAGTAA
- a CDS encoding DDHD domain-containing protein translates to MLSPAQMLPYEDVAKLNPFYEEYRSFWNMSPEMGDTTLPSDTSTNSSQSIGSGSESDQSLYYPEISSLSPVRNFQPFSVGVPATERLRVAVHDGYEYTPTYNTHPEAMASQAAILEYDNPRKHPLSPVEEHINICKRESSELDHIDSSLGQTRSSHKRLFGRNGWLGGTADLGNLSSEKHRSKSLKDLRKKIVDGFTEGMAKASLTIIHEPRGMKDDLPQPSIPISLNPSIQATLYSELEVTICVNANAFLVEQYHEGRLPGESVRRINDYWGSKNRPSVVEFQFDQATQHRLISENKRFLRFHGESSTNPVLLNSNLRNWKAIVKEMSIRTFCTPDSVIRKHMHDVYKLLDMLGAPIAALVVCQKLHMRVLSLMVKKCDMPTDSGSNPVSGQSIGPTQSDNQEVQLKIPVGVSRLHLVELPNLKMKPIYWSPLHDISSVLRATWFYKNTMLPVETELANKLEDGYVYLKPWSETWQDELNSCVENGADAEMKIVHRLWPKDDTKRLSSITLMRDQETPSPVLGGPERLATPSPAIASLDESHAAGGPAAHSEAVKQYINSSVIYVDGRDAQILRPSLLPSVSRGRRPLSAIRKGRQIGIPVIRGFNRRLWDQLHPSKPNPVDVRNYLRSTQSRTVSTASGGRQICYACAIEEMRPAPTDLVLVIHGIGQKLSERMESFHFTHAINAFRRNINMELNSEPVWPHVRQGHGGIMILPVNWRSTLSLEDANFDSQGVEDPISNKFTLHDITPETIPAVRSLISDVMLDIPYYMSHHKPKMIQAVVKEANRIFRLWCKNNPGFQQNGRVHLLAHSLGSAMALDILSHQPTHVPDIDFSKTSIPGDIFEFDTKDLFICGSPAGFFLLLNKANLLPRRGREKPGCEGDDLVRGVAGEEGTYGCLAVDNLYNIMHTTDPVAYRVNAAVDSDLANSLKVTSIPSTSASFWKSFGSVFRWSSAPSMMAAANVAPSRPAVISKLPSNVELETHDFTREEIAEKRMFLLNDNGQIDYYLSGGGGPLNIQYLNMLSAHSSYWTLSDFVRFLVIEIARKQGKDHTIPAFRAEKKKNWKVHKG, encoded by the exons ATGCTTAGTCCAGC CCAAATGCTTCCCTATGAGGATGTCGCGAAACTCAATCCTTTCTATGAGGAATATAGATCTTTCTGGAACATGTCACCCGAGATGGGAGACACCACTCTCCCTTCAGATACATCAACAAACTCTTCACAGTCAATTGGTTCCGGGTCAGAATCTGATCAATCTCTCTACTACCCAGAAATCTCGTCGCTATCTCCGGTACGTAATTTTCAGCCATTTTCTGTTGGTGTCCCTGCGACAGAAAGACTTCGCGTGGCTGTTCATGACGGATATGAATATACACCAACCTACAACACACACCCAGAGGCCATGGCCAGCCAGGCCGCAATCTTGGAGTATGATAATCCTCGCAAGCATCCCTTGTCACCCGTGGAGGAACACATTAACATCTGCAAGCGTGAGTCGTCCGAACTCGACCACATCGACAGCTCGCTTGGCCAGACACGGTCTTCGCACAAAAGGCTTTTCGGGAGAAACGGTTGGCTCGGGGGAACAGCAGACTTAGGAAACCTGTCGAGTGAGAAACACAGATCAAAGAGCCTCAAAGATCTGCGAAAAAAGATAGTGGATGGATTT ACAGAAGGCATGGCGAAGGCTTCCCTTACAATCATTCATGAACCCCGCGGCATGAAAGATGACCTACCACAACCGAGTATTCCTATCTCACTGAATCCTTCAATACAAGCGACGCTGTATTCAGAACTGGAGGTCACGATTTGTGTCAATGCAAATGCATTTCTCGTCGAACAATATCATGAAGGTCGGCTTCCAGGAGAATCGGTTAGAAGAATCAATGACTACTGGGGATCCAAGAACAGGCCATCAGTCGTCGAGTTCCAATTTGATCAAGCCACTCAACATCGCTTAATCTCGGAAAACAAAAGGTTCTTGAGATTCCATGGAGAGAGTTCGACGAATCCCGTTCTTCTCAACTCCAACCTCCGTAACTGGAAAGCAATTGTTAAGGAAATGAGCATTCGCACTTTTTGTACCCCTGACAGTGTGATCCGCAAGCATATGCACGATGTGTATAAGCTCCTCGACATGCTGGGAGCTCCCATTGCTGCTTTAGTTGTCTGTCAGAAACTCCACATGCGAGTACTGTCCTTAATGGTGAAGAAATGTGATATGCCGACCGACAGTGGTAGCAACCCAGTTTCCGGTCAAAGCATTGGCCCCACGCAAAG TGATAACCAGGAAGTTCAGTTGAAGATTCCTGTAGGTGTATCGCGGCTCCATCTAGTTGAATTACCTAATTTGAAG ATGAAACCTATATACTGGAGTCCTCTACATGATATCTCAAGCGTGCTTCGTGCGACATGGTTCTACAAGAATACCATGCTGCCTGTGGAAACGGAGCTTGCCAATAAACTCGAAGATGGCTACGTATATCTGAAACCCTGGTCCGAGACATGGCAAGATGAGCTCAATAGCTGCGTGGAGAACGGTGCAGACGCCGAAATGAAAATTGTACACAGGTTATGGCCGAAAGATGATACGAAGCGTCTCAGTTCAATCACTCTAATGCGTGATCAAGAAACTCCAAGTCCTGTTCTGGGCGGACCTGAGAGACTTGCAACCCCTAGTCCGGCTATCGCCTCTCTTGATGAGAGCCACGCTGCTGGTGGACCAGCTGCACATTCAGAAGCTGTGAAGCAATACATCAACTCTAGTGTGATTTATGTTGATGGCAGAGATGCGCAGATTCTGCGACCCAGCTTATTACCGTCGGTatcaagaggaagaagaccacTGAGTGCAATTCGTAAAGGGCGGCAAATTGGCATACCGGTTATTCGTGGCTTCAATCGACGATTATGGGACCAGCTACATCCATCCAAGCCTAATCCGGTTGATGTCAGGAACTACCTCCGAAGTACTCAGTCCCGCACTGTGTCCACAGCGAGTGGTGGCAGACAGATTTGCTATGCTTGTGCCATAGAAGAGATGCGTCCCGCACCGACTGATCTAGTACTTGTCATCCATGGCATAGGTCAGAAACTGTCGGAACGTATGGAGAGCTTCCATTTCACACATGCTATTAACGCCTTTCGCAGGAACATAAATATGGAATTGAACAGTGAGCCGGTGTGGCCACATGTACGCCAGGGTCATGGAGGTATCATGATCCTTCCTGTCAATTGGCGGTCGACTTTGTCCTTAGAGGACGCCAATTTCGACTCCCAGGGCGTCGAGGATCCAATCAGCAACAAGTTCACCCTACATGACATCACCCCGGAAACGATACCTGCCGTTAGGTCTTTGATAAGTGATGTCATGTTAGATATTCCTTATTACATGTCGCATCATAAGCCGAAAATGATCCAGGCAGTTGTCAAAGAAGCCAACCGTATCTTTCGGTTATGGTGTAAGAACAACCCTGGTTTTCAACAGAATGGCCGCGTGCATTTACTTGCCCACTCCCTCGGAAGTGCAATGGCATTAGATATACTCAGCCATCAGCCCACACATGTACCCGATATTGATTTCTCCAAGACCAGTATTCCTGGAGACATCTTCGAGTTTGACACGAAGGATTTGTTCATTTGTGGAAGTCCAGCTGGATTCTTCTTACTGCTCAACAAAGCGAATCTTCTGCCGCGGCGCGGAAGGGAGAAGCCTGGCTGTGAAGGTGATGATCTAGTGCGTGGTgtggcaggagaagaaggcacATATGGATGTTTGGCTGTGGATAACCTCTACAACATTATGCACACGACTGACCCAGTCGCATACCGTGTTAATGCCGCCGTCGACAGCGACCTAGCCAACTCACTTAAAGTAACTTCTATCCCCAGCACATCAGCATCATTCTGGAAGTCATTCGGTAGCGTTTTTCGCTGGAGTTCAGCTCCATCTATGATGGCCGCCGCTAATGTAGCACCATCTCGTCCTGCCGTCATTTCGAAACTACCCTCTAATGTCGAGCTTGAAACCCACGATTTCACCCGCGAAGAGATCGCAGAAAAGCGTATGTTCCTTCTCAATGACAATGGCCAAATAGACTACTACCTTTCCGGTGGTGGCGGACCCTTAAACATCCAGTACTTGAATATGTTGAGTGCGCATAGCAGCTACTGGACCCTCTCAGATTTCGTGCGATTCCTTGTAATAGAGATCGCTCGCAAGCAAGGTAAAGATCATACCATTCCTGCGTTCCgggctgagaagaagaagaactggaaAGTCCACAAGGGTTGA